The Providencia rettgeri genome includes a window with the following:
- the arnB_6 gene encoding UDP-4-amino-4-deoxy-L-arabinose--oxoglutarate aminotransferase: protein MIPFNKPPVVGTELEYMRQAMESGKLCGDGGFTKRCEEWMEKRFNCPKVQLTPSCTASLEMAAILIDTKPGDEIIMPSFTFVSTSNAFVLRGAKIVFVDIRPDTMNIDETKIEAAITERTRAIVPVHYAGVACEMDTIMAIAKKHNLFVIEDAAQGVMSTYKGKALGTIGHIGCYSFHETKNYSSGGEGGATLINDKDLISRAEVIREKGTNRSQFFRGQVDKYTWRDIGSSYLLSDLQAAYLWAQLEEADKINDRRLLLWKRYDEALQPLVDAGRLVLATVPEGLKHNAHMFYIKLKDIEERTEFNDYMKSHGILTVFHYVALHTSPAGIEFGRFHGEDKYTTSESDRLVRLPMFYNMTDDEQQTVIERIKAFFA from the coding sequence ATGATTCCATTTAATAAACCACCCGTTGTAGGTACTGAATTAGAGTATATGAGACAAGCCATGGAAAGTGGCAAATTGTGTGGTGACGGTGGCTTCACGAAACGTTGTGAAGAATGGATGGAAAAACGATTTAATTGCCCAAAAGTGCAGTTAACGCCATCTTGTACGGCCTCATTAGAAATGGCAGCGATCCTGATTGATACTAAGCCAGGTGATGAAATTATCATGCCAAGCTTTACTTTTGTATCGACCTCTAACGCATTCGTATTACGTGGCGCTAAAATCGTGTTTGTTGATATCCGTCCGGATACCATGAATATCGATGAAACTAAAATTGAAGCTGCAATCACTGAGCGTACACGTGCCATCGTTCCTGTCCACTATGCAGGTGTTGCTTGCGAAATGGACACCATCATGGCTATCGCAAAAAAACACAATTTATTCGTGATTGAAGATGCGGCACAAGGTGTGATGTCGACGTATAAAGGCAAAGCACTGGGGACTATCGGCCACATTGGCTGCTATAGCTTCCATGAAACTAAAAACTACTCTTCAGGCGGTGAAGGTGGAGCTACGCTTATCAATGATAAAGACCTGATTAGCCGTGCCGAAGTGATCCGTGAAAAAGGGACAAACCGTAGCCAATTTTTCCGTGGTCAAGTCGATAAATACACGTGGCGTGATATCGGCTCAAGCTACTTGTTGTCTGATTTGCAAGCGGCTTACTTATGGGCGCAGTTAGAAGAAGCGGACAAAATTAATGACCGCCGTTTACTACTATGGAAACGTTATGATGAAGCGTTGCAGCCGCTGGTTGATGCAGGGCGTTTAGTCCTAGCAACTGTGCCGGAAGGCTTAAAACATAATGCTCATATGTTCTATATCAAACTCAAAGATATTGAAGAGCGTACTGAATTCAACGATTACATGAAATCTCATGGTATTTTGACGGTATTCCACTACGTTGCATTGCACACGAGCCCTGCAGGTATTGAGTTTGGCCGTTTCCATGGTGAAGATAAATACACTACATCAGAAAGTGACCGCCTAGTGCGTTTACCGATGTTCTACAACATGACTGATGACGAGCAGCAGACAGTCATTGAGCGAATCAAAGCGTTCTTTGCCTAA